The following proteins are co-located in the Phaenicophaeus curvirostris isolate KB17595 chromosome 12, BPBGC_Pcur_1.0, whole genome shotgun sequence genome:
- the STRA6 gene encoding receptor for retinol uptake STRA6 has product MAVAANSSGGMHNAPLDNSFFTDDDLASDWYIYETMEPSAPQDDMLPSVIPDCDPTISPRLYHICMAPISLAVLVGLSLLVKRRRLYQSCWNGVPGLLSPANFLEEEGNRGLVAAVFGILFSSLCVLVLDKDPLPLITHSSQSSREYWKILALLYYPAFYYPLIACATVRHRVSYLLGCLLSWCHCVIHIWQKVDCPQSPKIYRYYSLLSYIPIILCLVLLSLWYPTLLIRSFTGQEETLDKEVAGRGYYKKYLKAVLSKRLQKGSSTKIEESLLSRVQTYLRSYIYAPEEDFRIPLKLVLSITMAVIGVYQVALLLLVAVIPTIQIVRAGMTKDVVVLLVQFGLVPSENPAVPGDMEKELNTVKYYLWSLEVCYICSLVLCCLLTCAMLLRTLVMHRNNLKSLYQGAVLDVFYKAHILRPSRQAIVCWMSFASFQTAFACLGLLIQQVIFFICSVAFAFLFVIPLQSGTSSYLFKIIQNMWPFWLTLVVAVIVQHLAAHYQFLEQHPLRKELTNRRALYIVTYLLFPINVLVGVLAGVWRMVISGLYNAIHFCQLDISLLNRGVETFDPGYHAYCHYLKIEVSQSHPVMKAFCLLLLQLTKPEGPPGLQASNVEEGIQLMQSKKAPPSRTRFKQSRARWCLAYTLLNNPSLTACRKTALCDPTANGTQLSPPKP; this is encoded by the exons atggCTGTAGCAGCCAACAGCTCTGGTGGGATGCACAATGCTCCGCTGGACAACAGCTTTTTCACCGATGATGATCTTGCTTCTGACTGGTACATCTATGAAACCATGGAGCCATCCGCACCACAGGATGA CATGTTACCCAGTGTAATCCCAGACTGCGACCCCACCATTTCTCCCAGACTGTATCACATCTGCATGGCACCCATCTCT TTGGCTGTGCTCGTGGGCTTGTCCTTGCTGGTGAAACGCAGGCGTCTCTACCAAAGCTGCTGGAACGGTGTCCCAGGACTGCTCAG TCCAGCCAACTTTCTGGAGGAGGAAGGCAACCGAGGGCTGGTGGCTGCAGTGTTCGGCATATTGTTCTCCTCGCTGTGTGTGCTGGTCTTGGACAAGGACCCTCTGCCACTCATCACTCACTCCTCCCAGAGCTCTCGGG AGTACTGGAAGATCCTGGCTTTGCTCTACTACCCTGCCTTTTACTACCCCCTGATTGCCTGTGCCACCGTCCGGCACAGGGTCAGCTACCTCCTGGGCTGCCTGCTCTCCTGGTGCCACTGCGTGATCCACATCTGGCAGAAGGTGGATTGTCCCCAGTCACCGAAG ATATACAGGTACTACTCCCTGCTTTCTTACATCCCCATCATCCTCTGCCTTGTGCTTTTAAGCCTTTGGTATCCAACCCTACTCATCAGGAGCTTCACTGGGCAGGAAGAGACCTTGGATAAAGAG GTTGCAGGAAGAGGTTATTACAAGAAATACTTAAAGGCTGTCCTGTCCAAACGCTTGCAAAAGGGGAG ctccactaAGATAGAAGAGAGCCTACTTTCAAGGGTCCAGACCTATTTGCGTTCCTACATCTACGCTCCCGAGGAAG ATTTCCGGATCCCGCTGAAGCTCGTCCTGTCCATAACCATGGCTGTGATTGGTGTCTACCAG GTtgccctgctgctcctggtAGCTGTCATCCCCACCATCCAGATTGTGCGGGCAGGAATGACGAAGGACGTTGTGGTATTGTTGGTCCAGTTTGGCTTGGTGCCCTCAGAGAATCCAGCTGTCCCGGGTGACATGGAGAAGGAGCTCAACACCGTCAAGTACTACCTGTGGTCCCTGGAAG tCTGCTACATCTGCTCGCTGgtgctgtgctgcctgctgaCCTGCGCCATGCTGCTGAGGACGCTGGTGATGCACAG GAACAACCTGAAGTCGCTCTACCAAGGGGCCGTGCTAGATGTTTTCTACAAAGCCCATATCCTCCGCCCATCCCGACAAGCCATCGTCTGCTGGATGAGCTTTGCCAGCTTCCAAACAGCTTTTGCCTGCCTAG GTCTTCTCATCCagcaagtgatttttttcatctgctcGGTGGCATTTGCCTTCCTCTTCGTAATCCCGCTCCAGTCTGGCACAAGCTCATACCTCTTCAAAATCATCCAGAACATGTG GCCCTTCTGGTTGACCCTGGTTGTTGCTGTCATTGTGCAGCATTTAGCAGCTCACTACCAATTCCTGGAGCAGCATCCCCTGCGGAAGGAGCTCACCAACAG GCGAGCTCTCTACATAGTCACCTACCTGCTGTTCCCCATCAATGTCCTAGTGGGTGTCCTGGCTGGGGTGTGGAGGATGGTCATTTCTGGCCTTTATAATGCCATCCACTTCTGCCAGCTGGATATCAGCCTGCTGAACCGCGGTGTGGAGACCTTTGACCCAG GCTACCACGCTTACTGCCACTATCTGAAAATCGAGGTCAGCCAGTCCCACCCAGTGATGAAAGCCTTCTGcttgctgctcctccagctcacCAAGCCAGAGGGGCCACCTGGGCTGCAGGCCAGCAATGTGGAAGAAG gcatCCAGCTGATGCAGTCCAAGAAGGCACCGCCAAGCAGAACCAGGTTCAAGCAGAGCCGAGCCCGGTGGTGTCTGGCCTACACCCTCCTCAACAACCCCTCACTGACTGCTTGCCGGAAAACAGCCCTCTGCGACCCCACGGCCAACGGCACCCAGCTCAGCCCCCCAAAGCCCTGA